The following proteins come from a genomic window of Trifolium pratense cultivar HEN17-A07 linkage group LG4, ARS_RC_1.1, whole genome shotgun sequence:
- the LOC123920018 gene encoding uncharacterized protein LOC123920018 isoform X3 gives MLTSSINSEYDIGTLFFSSLVSVSTISDCILRKLRGFLMVISLDCTKHELLEEEHDKSSSGKPKEKLGPSNRKKKGRTRNNKRQNPAPKTPVSGISCENLHKDIDCVLEDKKKTDLTKPRELPQVPLGKNNISMGSSSPPVKIVDYTRESNVGKPRTTPRKSRKEKNKNKNKSILVDGTVVDSHKSVTHAASTTVISNGEVEICDRSFDSSTIQNVKCKDSIGNDILVSNSSPCSLNGPAKENNSTGKVEGKNIDDLPDSCNSSGPQFCLLPNERKMLPCELDTRVVECKAITQPVPALKHNNFSSNEDTCSLNTTGAAKADVKPTIYDKPIREANVKEFGMLKERDRCLFESRNSAFSKCSPYEWPGIPSIYFPSFNSHLPPATDRLHLDVGRNWHNHFCHPFVPTLPQARNTPIEGRCNQIMSRQIPMSFDWPPVFRGGVTPSPNCKYDSGFMSRRQCKFSKGLAVHSMHLDVTTSDDERKYSGDTLDLPDLINTQFTDEYDNLYVSEEEYDFHAVSGIDYNQYFGGGVMYWNPSEHSGKGFSRPPSLSSDDSLWALREADMNQTVDDMVAFSSSYSTNGLASPTTATFCSPFDPVGTGPPTVGYVMSGNDVPGKVMHSSSVTDAAVDDDTSGSLGNNLPGEIEGKAGDSHPYPILRPIIIPNLSRERSICVDHKSPCVPPTRREQPRIKRPPSPVVLCVPRAPRPPPPSPVSDSRKQRGFPTVRSGSSSPRHWGMRGWYHDGSNLEDTCLRMDGAEVVWPSWRSKNLAVQPLIQPLPAALLQDRLIAMSQIARDQEHPDVTLPLQPPELRSSSATSASLSSMHGMLHDEIDSFCKQVAAENMARRPYINWAFKRVTRSLQVLWPRSRTNIFGSNATGMALPTSDVDLVVSLPPVRNLEPIKEAGILEGRNGIKETCLQHAARYLANQEWVKNDSLKTVENTAIPIIMLVVEVPEDVITSSAPTLHSLKEKSHCTTGEHGNDNHSDMIQLEDSALLKSSQTNIYALKDSKSVRVDISFKSPSHTGLQTTGMVKELTEQFPAATPLALVLKQFLADRSLDQSYSGGLSSYCLVLLIIRFLQHEHHLGRPINQVINLMNQVKRNKNRDFAVFLINDELAENDLSWVLECSSYFLGSFLFLDKLLPLNEFSSIFLQNYGSLLVDFLYFFGNVFDPRQMRISVQGSGLYIKRERGCSIDPIHIDDPLFPTNNVGRNCFRIHQCIKAFSEAYSVLENELTFLNGDGESCSRPSYRLLPKIIPSLDVS, from the exons ATGTTGACATCAAGTATTAATAGTGAATATGATATAGGAACTCTTTTCTTTAGTTCGTTGGTTTCTGTCTCTACAATATCTGATTGTATATTAAGAAAATTGAGAGGTTTTCTGATGGTTATTTCACTTGACTGCACAAAACATGAGCTACTAGAGGAGGAACATGACAAATCCTCATCGGGTAAACCTAAGGAAAAACTTGGTCCTTCTAACCGTAAAAAGAAGGGACGGACCCGCAATAATAAAAGGCAAAATCCTGCCCCAAAGACACCTGTGAGCGGTATTTCATGCGAAAATCTTCATAag GACATTGATTGTGTAttggaagataaaaagaagaCTGATTTAACAAAACCCAGGGAACTTCCTCAAGTTCCTCTGGGAAAAAACAATATTTCTATGGGGAGCTCCTCACCACCTGTAAAAATTGTA GATTATACTCGAGAATCGAATGTTGGCAAACCTCGAACCACTCCAAGAAAAAgtagaaaagagaaaaataaaaataaaaataaaagcatcCTTGTTGACGGTACAGTTGTAGATTCTCACAAGTCAGTTACGCATGCTGCCTCTACCACTGTTATTTCTAATGGTGAGGTGGAAATATGCGATAGGTCTTTTGATAGTTCTACCATTCAGAATGTCAAATGCAAAGATTCTATTGGTAATGACATCCTTGTCTCAAATTCAAGCCCTTGTTCTCTTAATGGACCTGCTAAGGAGAACAACTCTACCGGGAAAGTTGAAGGAAAGAACATTGATGATCTTCCTGATAGTTGCAATAGTTCAGGTCCTCAGTTTTGTTTATTGCCAAATGAAAGGAAAATGTTGCCTTGTGAATTAGATACTCGTGTTGTAGAATGTAAAGCTATAACACAACCTGTTCCTGCATTGAAGCACAATAATTTCTCCAGCAATGAAGATACATGTTCTTTGAACACAACAGGTGCTGCCAAAGCTGATGTGAAGCCAACTATTTATGACAAACCAATTAGAGAGGCTAATGTAAAAGAATTTGGCATGTTGAAGGAGAGAGATAGATGTCTATTTGAAAGTAGAAATTCTGCTTTCTCAAAATGCAGTCCGTATGAATGGCCTGGTATACCTTCTATCTATTTTCCATCTTTTAACTCGCATCTCCCTCCTGCAACAGATAGATTGCATCTGGATGTTGGACGCAATTGGCATAATCACTTCTGCCACCCATTTGTCCCCACATTACCGCAAGCAAGAAATACACCAATTGAAGGTAGATGTAACCAAATTATGTCTCGTCAAATTCCTATGAGTTTTGACTGGCCCCCAGTTTTTCGTGGTGGCGTGACCCCATCACCAAATTGTAAATATGACTCCGGGTTTATGTCTAGGAGACAATGTAAATTTTCAAAAGGGTTGGCTGTTCATAGCATGCATCTTGATGTAACAACTTCTGATGATGAAAGGAAGTACTCTGGGGATACATTGGATTTACCTGACCTGATAAATACACAGTTCACAGATGAATATGACAACCTCTATGTATCAGAGGAAGAGTATGATTTCCATGCTGTTTCTGGTATAGATTATAATCAATATTTTGGTGGCGGTGTAATGTACTGGAACCCTTCCGAACATTCAGGAAAAGGTTTTTCTCGGCCTCCCTCTCTCAGCTCTGATGACAGTTTATGGGCTTTGCGTGAAGCTGACATGAATCAGACAGTGGATGATATGGTTGCTTTCTCTTCTTCGTATAGTACAAATGGTTTAGCATCACCAACTACTGCGACATTTTGCTCTCCCTTTGATCCTGTAGGGACTGGGCCCCCGACTGTTGGTTATGTAATGTCTGGTAATGATGTACCTGGGAAAGTGATGCATTCTTCGTCAGTTACTGATGCTGCAGTGGATGATGATACTTCTGGTTCTTTAGGTAATAACTTACCTGGAGAAATTGAAGGGAAGGCTGGTGATTCGCATCCATATCCCATTCTACGGCCAATAATTATTCCTAACTTGTCAAGGGAAAGGTCTATATGTGTTGATCATAAAAGCCCTTGTGTTCCTCCTACCAGGCGGGAGCAGCCTCGCATAAAGCGGCCACCATCACCTGTGGTGCTTTGTGTACCACGTGCACCACGTCCTCCCCCACCCTCCCCTGTGAGTGACTCTAGGAAACAAAGGGGTTTTCCGACTGTTAGGTCTGGTAGTTCCAGCCCAAGACACTGGGGAATGAGAGGTTGGTATCATGATGGAAGTAATTTAGAGGATACTTGTTTGAGAATGGATGGTGCTGAAGTTGTGTGGCCTTCTTGGAGAAGTAAAAACCTTGCAGTGCAACCTCTGATCCAACCTTTACCTGCTGCCTTGCTGCAGGACCGCCTGATTGCAATGTCACAGATAGCACGCGACCAGGAACAT CCGGATGTCACCTTACCTCTGCAACCTCCCGAGTTACGAAGCTCTTCTGCAACGAGTGCATCTTTATCTTCAATGCATGGAATGCTCCATGACGAGATTGACTCTTTCTGTAAACAG GTTGCGGCCGAAAACATGGCAAGGAGGCCTTACATTAATTGGGCTTTCAAGAGAGTTACCCGATCTCTGCAGGTTTTATGGCCCAGATCCAGGACAAATATATTTGGTTCCAATGCCACTGGTATGGCTCTTCCAACAAGTGATGTTGACCTTGTGGTTTCTCTCCCTCCAGTGAGGAATCTG GAACCCATTAAAGAAGCTGGAATATTGGAAGGTCGTAATGGTATTAAAGAAACATGTCTTCAG CATGCAGCTAGGTATCTTGCCAATCAGGAATGGGTAAAAAATGATTCTCTGAAGACAGTGGAAAATACTGCT ATACCTATTATTATGCTCGTGGTGGAAGTACCCGAGGATGTTATCACTTCATCAGCTCCTACGTTACATTCATTAAAAGAAAAGTCACATTGTACAACTGGTGAACATGGTAATGACAATCATTCTGATATGATCCAGCTAGAAGATTCAGCTTTGCTGAAAAGCTCTCAAACTAATATTTATGCTTTGAAAGATTCCAAATCAGTTCGGGTTGACATCAGCTTTAAGTCCCCATCACATACAGGACTCCAAACTACAGGAATG GTTAAGGAGTTAACAGAACAATTTCCTGCTGCAACTCCTCTTGCTTTGGTGCTAAAACAGTTTTTGGCAGATCGGAGCCTTGACCAGTCCTACTCCGGTGGCTTAAGTTCCTACTGTTTG gtattattaattatacgtTTTCTTCAGCATGAGCACCATCTTGGCCGGCCAATCAACCAA GTTATAAATTTAATGAACCAAGTAAAAAGGAACAAGAATCGAGATTTTGCtgtttttttaatcaatgaCGAGTTGGCTGAAAATGACCTTAGCTGGGTTTTGGAGTGTAGTTCTTACTTTCTcggttcatttttatttttagataaaCTACTGCCCCTAAATGAATTCTCTTCCATTTTCTTGCAGAATTATGGAAGTCTTCTGGTGgattttctttacttttttgg gaATGTGTTTGATCCTCGTCAAATGCGGATATCGGTGCAGGGAAGTGGACTTTATATAAAGAGAGAAAGAGGTTGTAG CATTGATCCAATTCACATCGATGATCCTCTTTTTCCAACTAATAATGTGGGAAGGAATTGCTTCCGAATACATCAATGTATTAAG GCATTTTCAGAAGCTTATTCTGTTCTTGAAAATGAACTCACATTCCTAAATGGTGATGGTGAGTCGTGCTCAAGGCCATCTTACAGACTACTTCCAAAAATTATCCCAAGTCTTGATGTATCATAA